In Corylus avellana chromosome ca2, CavTom2PMs-1.0, the following proteins share a genomic window:
- the LOC132168928 gene encoding mediator of RNA polymerase II transcription subunit 33B-like isoform X1 encodes MGVSVEASELWEGVLELTKTAQDKKSDALLWAVQLSASLSAAGVALPSVELAHLMVSYICFGNHVPIAWKFLEKALAVKIAPPMLVLSLLSIRVIPNRQNQPGAYRIYMELLKRHAFSFAPPILGPNDQKIMKSIDAVLHLSQIYGLQVCEPGVLLVEFVFSVVWQLLDASLDDEGLLELTPEKKSRWPTRSQDMDIDGHDSFSEKRADRNEGLQKVNTAMAVEMIGEFLQNKVTSRILYLARRNMPSHWGVFIQRMQLLAAESAVLRNSKHISPETLLQLTSDTREVLSRECKTMSGKEFHAVMASGSLISSANQLHGIGCSALWLPIDLFLEDAMDGSQVAATSAVEILTGLVQALQAVNGTTWHDTFLGLWIAALRLVQRERDICEGPVPRLDTCMCMLLSITTLTVANFIEEEESELIDETEHIPTKQSKEKQVQGKRRKDLVTSLQLLGDYEGLLTAPQAVSLIANQAAAKAIMFISGLPVSSGYYECVSINDMPMNCSGNMWHLIVEACIARNLLDTSAYFWPGYVNVARSNQVPRSVPGQALGWSSLMKGSPLTPSLINALVATPASSLAELEKIYEIAVNGSDDEKISAATILCGASLVRGWNIQEHTILFIMRLLLPPVPADYSGSDSHLISCAPFLNVLLVGISAVDCVQIFSLHGLVPLLAGALMPICEVFGSCIPNVSWALTTGEELSCHAVFCNAFTLLLKLWRFDQPPVEHVMGDAPPIASQLRPEYLLLVRNSQLSSFGRLPKDRMKSRRLSRFLSVSREPIFIDSFPNLKLWYRQHQECMTSILSALVPGTPVHQIVDTLLDMMFRKINRGGQPLTQTSGTTNSAGSGALDSSVRLKVPAWDILEGTPFVLDAALTACAHGRLSPRELATGVKDLADFLPATLATILSYLSAEVTRGIWKPAFMNGTDWPSPAANLSIVEQQIKKILAATGVDVPSLAVGGSSPATLPLPLAALVSLTITYKFDKATERFLGMIGPALNSLASSCPWPCMPIVASLWALKIKRWSDFFVFSASHTVFHHNSDAVVQLLKTCFTSTLGLCSSHIYSNGGVGALLGHGIGSHFSAGITPVAPGILYLRVHRSIRDVMFMTEEIVSLLMHSVRDIASNGLPKDKVAKLKKAKYGLRYGQVSLAAAMMRVKLAASLGASLVWISGGSGLVQSLIRETLPSWFLSVHVLGQEVEESGSMISMLGGYALAYFVLLCGTFAWGVDSTSTASKRRPRILEAHLEFLARALDGKISLGCDCATWQAYVSGFVSLLVGCTPMWVLEVDVDVLKRLSKGLRQWNEEELALALLGLGGVGAMGAAAELIIEREF; translated from the exons CCAATGCTCGTCCTCTCCCTCCTCTCCATCAG GGTCATCCCGAATCGGCAAAACCAGCCTGGAGCATATAGAATATATATGGAGCTTCTCAAGCGACATGCATTTTCATTTGCACCTCCAATCCTTGGTCCAAATGATCAAAA GATCATGAAATCCATTGATGCTGTTCTTCATCTTTCCCAGATTTATGGCCTTCAAGTGTGTGAGCCTGGGGTGCTTCTTGTTGAATTTGTCTTTTCAGTTGTGTGGCAGTTACTTGATGCCTCTTTAGATGATGAAGGGTTGCTGGAACTTACCCCAGAAAAAAAGTCTAGATGGCCAACCAGGTCACAAGATATGGATATAGATGGTCATGATAGCTTTAGTGAGAAGAGAGCAGATCGTAATGAAGGGCTGCAGAAAGTAAATACTGCAATGGCTGTTGAGATGATTGGAGAGTTTTTGCAAAACAAAGTGACTTCAAGGATTCTATACTTGGCACGTCGAAACAT GCCATCACATTGGGGAGTTTTCATCCAGCGAATGCAACTGCTTGCAGCAGAATCAGCGGTCTTGAGGAATTCAAAACACATAAGTCCAGAGACCCTTCTGCAGTTGACATCTGATACACGTGAAGTTTTGTCTCGAGAATGCAAAACAATGTCAGGGAAAGAGTTTCATGCTGTCATGGCTTCTGGGTCTCTGATATCATCTGCTAATCAATTGCATGGGATAGGTTGCTCTGCACTTTGGCTCCCTATTGATCTGTTTCTGGAAGATGCTATGGATGGATCACAAGTGGCAGCAACTAGTGCTGTTGAAATTCTTACTG GTTTGGTACAGGCTCTGCAGGCTGTTAATGGTACCACATGGCACGATACATTTTTAGGTTTATGGATTGCAGCTCTACGACTAGTGCAAAGG gaGAGAGATATCTGTGAAGGTCCTGTGCCTCGCCTAGATACTTGCATGTGCATGTTATTGTCTATTACAACACTTAcagttgctaattttattgaGGAAGAGGAAAGTGAACTGATTGATGAAACCGAACACATCCCTACcaagcaaagcaaagaaaaacaggTTCAGGGAAAGCGTCGCAAGGATTTAGTTACCAGCTTGCAGCTATTGGGTGATTATGAGGGCTTGTTGACTGCACCTCAGGCTGTTAGTTTGATAGCTAATCAGGCTGCTGCCAAAGCAATAATGTTCATTTCAGGCCTTCCAGTCAGTAGCGGGTACTATGAATGTGTGAGCATAAATGACATGCCAATGAACTGTT CTGGAAACATGTGGCATCTGATTGTTGAGGCTTGTATCGCAAGGAATCTACTGGACACATCAGCATATTTCTGGCCAGGTTATGTCAATGTTGCACGGAGCAACCAAGTTCCTCGTAGTGTTCCTGGGCAAGCACTTGGTTGGTCATCATTGATGAAGGGGTCCCCTCTAACTCCGTCATTGATAAATGCTTTGGTTGCCACCCCAGCTTCTAG CTTAGCAGAACTCGAGAAAATATATGAGATTGCAGTCAATGGTTCTGATGACGAGAAGATATCTGCTGCTACCATTCTCTGTGGGGCATCTCTGGTTCGTGGTTGGAATATACAG GAGCACACCATTCTTTTTATTATGAGATTGCTATTGCCTCCAGTCCCTGCAGATTACTCTGGGAGTGATAGCCATTTGATCAGCTGTGCTCCATTTTTGAATGTCCTCCTTGTTGGAATATCAGCTGTAGACTGCGTTCAGATTTTCTCCTTACATGGCTTG GTTCCATTGCTTGCAGGTGCATTGATGCCCATCTGTGAGGTTTTTGGGTCTTGTATACCCAATGTATCATGGGCTCTCACAACAGGGGAGGAACTCTCTTGTCATGCAGTGTTCTGCAATGCATTTACACTTCTGCTGAAGTTATGGAGGTTTGATCAGCCACCTGTTGAGCATGTGATGGGAGATGCACCGCCAATTGCTTCCCAGCTAAGGCCTGAATACCTCTTATTGGTTCGGAACTCACAATTATCATCCTTTGGAAGATTACCTAAGGATCGGATGAAAAGCAGAAGACTTTCCAGATTCTTAAGTGTTTCTAGAGAACCTATATTTATTGATTCGTTTCCAAACTTAAAACTCTGGTACCGGCAGCATCAAGAATGTATGACTTCCATCCTCTCTGCTCTTGTACCTGGGACCCCTGTTCATCAGATTGTTGATACACTCCTCGATATGATgttcagaaaaataaatagaggtGGTCAGCCTTTAACTCAAACTTCAGGAACCACTAATTCCGCAGGATCTGGGGCTCTGGATTCCTCTGTTAGACTCAAAGTGCCTGCATGGGATATCCTGGAGGGTACTCCCTTTGTGCTTGATGCTGCTCTTACGGCCTGTGCCCATGGAAGACTCTCTCCCCGTGAACTTGCTACAG GAGTCAAAGATCTAGCTGATTTTCTTCCAGCAACTTTGGCTACCATTCTAAGCTACCTTTCCGCCGAAGTAACACGAGGCATATGGAAGCCAGCTTTTATGAATGGAACTGATTGGCCAAGCCCAGCTGCAAACTTATCCATTGTTGAGCAACagattaagaaaatattagctGCCACTGGTGTTGATGTCCCAAGCCTTGCCGTAG GTGGGAGCTCTCCAGCTACACTTCCTTTACCGTTGGCTGCCCTAGTAAGCCTCacaattacttataaatttgACAAAGCCACTGAACGCTTCCTCGGCATGATTGGCCCAGCCTTGAATTCCCTTGCTTCTAGTTGCCCCTGGCCATGCATGCCGATCGTAGCCTCTTTGTGGGCCCTGAAGATAAAGCGTTGGAGTGATTTTTTTGTGTTCTCAGCTTCGCATACTGTTTTCCACCATAACAGTGATGCTGTGGTACAGCTTCTTAAAACCTGCTTCACATCCACTCTTGGGCTATGTTCCTCCCACATTTACAGCAATGGTGGTGTGGGTGCCCTCCTTGGCCATGGCATTGGCTCCCACTTCTCTGCTGGGATCACTCCAGTAGCCCCTGGAATTCTTTATTTAAGAGTGCATCGGTCTATCAGAGACGTTATGTTCATGACGGAAGAAATTGTCTCTCTGCTAATGCATTCTGTAAGAGATATTGCAAGTAATGGGTTGCCTAAAGATAAAGTGGCGAAATTGAAGAAGGCCAAGTATGGTTTGAGATATGGGCAGGTTTCTCTTGCTGCAGCAATGATGCGTGTCAAGCTTGCGGCTTCACTTGGGGCTTCATTGGTTTGGATATCTGGTGGATCAGGTTTGGTTCAATCTTTGATCAGAGAAACCCTACCTTCTTGGTTTCTGTCAGTCCATGTGTTAGGGCAGGAAGTTGAAGAATCTGGAAGTATGATTTCTATGCTGGGGGGTTATGCTCTTGCATACTTTGTGCTGCTTTGTGGGACATTTGCTTGGGGAGTTGACTCGACATCGACAGCATCAAAACGACGGCCAAGGATTCTTGAGGCCCACTTAGAATTTCTTGCAAGAGCACTAGATGGAAAGATATCTCTTGGTTGTGATTGTGCCACTTGGCAGGCATATGTATCAGGGTTTGTGAGCTTGTTGGTGGGTTGCACCCCAATGTGGGTGCTGGAGGTTGATGTGGATGTGTTGAAGAGGCTGAGTAAAGGATTAAGGCAGTGGAATGAGGAAGAATTGGCTTTGGCACTGCTGGGACTTGGAGGGGTAGGTGCAATGGGTGCAGCAGCTGAATTGATAATTGAAAGAGAGTTTTAA
- the LOC132168928 gene encoding mediator of RNA polymerase II transcription subunit 33B-like isoform X2, producing the protein MDIDGHDSFSEKRADRNEGLQKVNTAMAVEMIGEFLQNKVTSRILYLARRNMPSHWGVFIQRMQLLAAESAVLRNSKHISPETLLQLTSDTREVLSRECKTMSGKEFHAVMASGSLISSANQLHGIGCSALWLPIDLFLEDAMDGSQVAATSAVEILTGLVQALQAVNGTTWHDTFLGLWIAALRLVQRERDICEGPVPRLDTCMCMLLSITTLTVANFIEEEESELIDETEHIPTKQSKEKQVQGKRRKDLVTSLQLLGDYEGLLTAPQAVSLIANQAAAKAIMFISGLPVSSGYYECVSINDMPMNCSGNMWHLIVEACIARNLLDTSAYFWPGYVNVARSNQVPRSVPGQALGWSSLMKGSPLTPSLINALVATPASSLAELEKIYEIAVNGSDDEKISAATILCGASLVRGWNIQEHTILFIMRLLLPPVPADYSGSDSHLISCAPFLNVLLVGISAVDCVQIFSLHGLVPLLAGALMPICEVFGSCIPNVSWALTTGEELSCHAVFCNAFTLLLKLWRFDQPPVEHVMGDAPPIASQLRPEYLLLVRNSQLSSFGRLPKDRMKSRRLSRFLSVSREPIFIDSFPNLKLWYRQHQECMTSILSALVPGTPVHQIVDTLLDMMFRKINRGGQPLTQTSGTTNSAGSGALDSSVRLKVPAWDILEGTPFVLDAALTACAHGRLSPRELATGVKDLADFLPATLATILSYLSAEVTRGIWKPAFMNGTDWPSPAANLSIVEQQIKKILAATGVDVPSLAVGGSSPATLPLPLAALVSLTITYKFDKATERFLGMIGPALNSLASSCPWPCMPIVASLWALKIKRWSDFFVFSASHTVFHHNSDAVVQLLKTCFTSTLGLCSSHIYSNGGVGALLGHGIGSHFSAGITPVAPGILYLRVHRSIRDVMFMTEEIVSLLMHSVRDIASNGLPKDKVAKLKKAKYGLRYGQVSLAAAMMRVKLAASLGASLVWISGGSGLVQSLIRETLPSWFLSVHVLGQEVEESGSMISMLGGYALAYFVLLCGTFAWGVDSTSTASKRRPRILEAHLEFLARALDGKISLGCDCATWQAYVSGFVSLLVGCTPMWVLEVDVDVLKRLSKGLRQWNEEELALALLGLGGVGAMGAAAELIIEREF; encoded by the exons ATGGATATAGATGGTCATGATAGCTTTAGTGAGAAGAGAGCAGATCGTAATGAAGGGCTGCAGAAAGTAAATACTGCAATGGCTGTTGAGATGATTGGAGAGTTTTTGCAAAACAAAGTGACTTCAAGGATTCTATACTTGGCACGTCGAAACAT GCCATCACATTGGGGAGTTTTCATCCAGCGAATGCAACTGCTTGCAGCAGAATCAGCGGTCTTGAGGAATTCAAAACACATAAGTCCAGAGACCCTTCTGCAGTTGACATCTGATACACGTGAAGTTTTGTCTCGAGAATGCAAAACAATGTCAGGGAAAGAGTTTCATGCTGTCATGGCTTCTGGGTCTCTGATATCATCTGCTAATCAATTGCATGGGATAGGTTGCTCTGCACTTTGGCTCCCTATTGATCTGTTTCTGGAAGATGCTATGGATGGATCACAAGTGGCAGCAACTAGTGCTGTTGAAATTCTTACTG GTTTGGTACAGGCTCTGCAGGCTGTTAATGGTACCACATGGCACGATACATTTTTAGGTTTATGGATTGCAGCTCTACGACTAGTGCAAAGG gaGAGAGATATCTGTGAAGGTCCTGTGCCTCGCCTAGATACTTGCATGTGCATGTTATTGTCTATTACAACACTTAcagttgctaattttattgaGGAAGAGGAAAGTGAACTGATTGATGAAACCGAACACATCCCTACcaagcaaagcaaagaaaaacaggTTCAGGGAAAGCGTCGCAAGGATTTAGTTACCAGCTTGCAGCTATTGGGTGATTATGAGGGCTTGTTGACTGCACCTCAGGCTGTTAGTTTGATAGCTAATCAGGCTGCTGCCAAAGCAATAATGTTCATTTCAGGCCTTCCAGTCAGTAGCGGGTACTATGAATGTGTGAGCATAAATGACATGCCAATGAACTGTT CTGGAAACATGTGGCATCTGATTGTTGAGGCTTGTATCGCAAGGAATCTACTGGACACATCAGCATATTTCTGGCCAGGTTATGTCAATGTTGCACGGAGCAACCAAGTTCCTCGTAGTGTTCCTGGGCAAGCACTTGGTTGGTCATCATTGATGAAGGGGTCCCCTCTAACTCCGTCATTGATAAATGCTTTGGTTGCCACCCCAGCTTCTAG CTTAGCAGAACTCGAGAAAATATATGAGATTGCAGTCAATGGTTCTGATGACGAGAAGATATCTGCTGCTACCATTCTCTGTGGGGCATCTCTGGTTCGTGGTTGGAATATACAG GAGCACACCATTCTTTTTATTATGAGATTGCTATTGCCTCCAGTCCCTGCAGATTACTCTGGGAGTGATAGCCATTTGATCAGCTGTGCTCCATTTTTGAATGTCCTCCTTGTTGGAATATCAGCTGTAGACTGCGTTCAGATTTTCTCCTTACATGGCTTG GTTCCATTGCTTGCAGGTGCATTGATGCCCATCTGTGAGGTTTTTGGGTCTTGTATACCCAATGTATCATGGGCTCTCACAACAGGGGAGGAACTCTCTTGTCATGCAGTGTTCTGCAATGCATTTACACTTCTGCTGAAGTTATGGAGGTTTGATCAGCCACCTGTTGAGCATGTGATGGGAGATGCACCGCCAATTGCTTCCCAGCTAAGGCCTGAATACCTCTTATTGGTTCGGAACTCACAATTATCATCCTTTGGAAGATTACCTAAGGATCGGATGAAAAGCAGAAGACTTTCCAGATTCTTAAGTGTTTCTAGAGAACCTATATTTATTGATTCGTTTCCAAACTTAAAACTCTGGTACCGGCAGCATCAAGAATGTATGACTTCCATCCTCTCTGCTCTTGTACCTGGGACCCCTGTTCATCAGATTGTTGATACACTCCTCGATATGATgttcagaaaaataaatagaggtGGTCAGCCTTTAACTCAAACTTCAGGAACCACTAATTCCGCAGGATCTGGGGCTCTGGATTCCTCTGTTAGACTCAAAGTGCCTGCATGGGATATCCTGGAGGGTACTCCCTTTGTGCTTGATGCTGCTCTTACGGCCTGTGCCCATGGAAGACTCTCTCCCCGTGAACTTGCTACAG GAGTCAAAGATCTAGCTGATTTTCTTCCAGCAACTTTGGCTACCATTCTAAGCTACCTTTCCGCCGAAGTAACACGAGGCATATGGAAGCCAGCTTTTATGAATGGAACTGATTGGCCAAGCCCAGCTGCAAACTTATCCATTGTTGAGCAACagattaagaaaatattagctGCCACTGGTGTTGATGTCCCAAGCCTTGCCGTAG GTGGGAGCTCTCCAGCTACACTTCCTTTACCGTTGGCTGCCCTAGTAAGCCTCacaattacttataaatttgACAAAGCCACTGAACGCTTCCTCGGCATGATTGGCCCAGCCTTGAATTCCCTTGCTTCTAGTTGCCCCTGGCCATGCATGCCGATCGTAGCCTCTTTGTGGGCCCTGAAGATAAAGCGTTGGAGTGATTTTTTTGTGTTCTCAGCTTCGCATACTGTTTTCCACCATAACAGTGATGCTGTGGTACAGCTTCTTAAAACCTGCTTCACATCCACTCTTGGGCTATGTTCCTCCCACATTTACAGCAATGGTGGTGTGGGTGCCCTCCTTGGCCATGGCATTGGCTCCCACTTCTCTGCTGGGATCACTCCAGTAGCCCCTGGAATTCTTTATTTAAGAGTGCATCGGTCTATCAGAGACGTTATGTTCATGACGGAAGAAATTGTCTCTCTGCTAATGCATTCTGTAAGAGATATTGCAAGTAATGGGTTGCCTAAAGATAAAGTGGCGAAATTGAAGAAGGCCAAGTATGGTTTGAGATATGGGCAGGTTTCTCTTGCTGCAGCAATGATGCGTGTCAAGCTTGCGGCTTCACTTGGGGCTTCATTGGTTTGGATATCTGGTGGATCAGGTTTGGTTCAATCTTTGATCAGAGAAACCCTACCTTCTTGGTTTCTGTCAGTCCATGTGTTAGGGCAGGAAGTTGAAGAATCTGGAAGTATGATTTCTATGCTGGGGGGTTATGCTCTTGCATACTTTGTGCTGCTTTGTGGGACATTTGCTTGGGGAGTTGACTCGACATCGACAGCATCAAAACGACGGCCAAGGATTCTTGAGGCCCACTTAGAATTTCTTGCAAGAGCACTAGATGGAAAGATATCTCTTGGTTGTGATTGTGCCACTTGGCAGGCATATGTATCAGGGTTTGTGAGCTTGTTGGTGGGTTGCACCCCAATGTGGGTGCTGGAGGTTGATGTGGATGTGTTGAAGAGGCTGAGTAAAGGATTAAGGCAGTGGAATGAGGAAGAATTGGCTTTGGCACTGCTGGGACTTGGAGGGGTAGGTGCAATGGGTGCAGCAGCTGAATTGATAATTGAAAGAGAGTTTTAA
- the LOC132169079 gene encoding mediator of RNA polymerase II transcription subunit 33B-like, with protein MGVSVEASELWEGVLELTKTAQDKKSDALLWAVQLSASLSAAGVGLPSVELAHLMVSHICFGNHVPIAWKFLEKALALKIAPPMLVLSLLSIRVIPNRQNQPGAYRIYMELLKRHAFSFAPPILGPNYQK; from the exons ATGGGGGTGTCTGTGGAGGCAAGTGAGCTTTGGGAAGGGGTGCTGGAGCTGACCAAGACGGCGCAGGACAAGAAGAGCGACGCGCTGCTCTGGGCGGTGCAGCTAAGCGCCAGCCTCAGCGCCGCCGGGGTGGGCCTGCCCTCGGTGGAGCTGGCCCATCTCATGGTCTCGCACATCTGCTTCGGCAATCACGTGCCCATCGCGTGGAAGTTCCTCGAGAAGGCCTTGGCCCTCAAGATTGCCCCTCCGATGCTCGTCCTCTCCCTCCTCTCCATCAG GGTCATTCCGAATCGGCAAAACCAGCCTGGAGCATATAGAATATATATGGAGCTTCTCAAGCGACATGCATTTTCATTTGCACCTCCAATCCTTGGTCCAAATTATCAAAAGTAA
- the LOC132172712 gene encoding RNA exonuclease 4-like isoform X3: MDFEVEAESEADFPKTRSTRHKCSACYKQYKKKEHLVEHMKVSYHSVHEPRCGVCQKHCRSFESLREHLTGPLPNAICSKIFSEQGCDLCLKVLDSPSSVCEHKKRCCLSAPAPMGTVKMVYSDPTVVNQNGGGPEAVAIDCEMVGGGSDGSLDLCARVCLIDEDENVIFHTYVLPQLPITNYRFEITGLTEEHLRDALPLKLVEEKILQILYNGESIGRARLDGGRARLLVGHSLEHDLDCLIMTYPNHLLRDTAKYRPLMKTNLVRYPDRLS, from the exons ATGGACTTCGAAGTAGAAGCAGAGTCAGAAGCAGACTTCCCCAAAACCCGAAGCACAAG GCACAAATGTTCTGCATGCTACAAGCAGTATAAGAAAAAGGAGCATCTTGTTGAGCACATGAAGGTCTCATACCACTCGGTTCATGAGCCTAGATGCGGGGTGTGCCAAAAGCACTGCAGATCTTTTGAATCACTTAGAGAGCATCTTACTG GTCCATTGCCAAATGCAATTTGTTCAAAGATTTTCTCTGAACAAGGTTGTGATCTTTGCTTGAAAGTTCTTGATAGCCCTAGTTCTGTCTGTGAGCATAAGAAAAGGTGTTGCCTATCTGCACCTGCTCCAATG GGAACAGTGAAAATGGTGTATTCAGACCCAACTGTTGTAAACCAAAATGGCGGAGGTCCTGAAGCAGTTGCTATAGATTGTGAAATGGTTGGTGGTGGAAGTGATGGATCACTGGACCTTTGTGCTAGGGTTTGCCTAATTGATGAAGATGAGAATGTCATTTTTCACACTTATGTGCTCCCTCAACTTCCCATCACAAATTACAG atttGAAATAACTGGGTTAACAGAAGAGCATCTAAGAGATGCATTGCCACTTAAATtagttgaagaaaaaattttgcAAATTTTGTACAATGGAGAGTCCATTGGGAGGGCAAGGTTGGATGGTGGAAGGGCCAGGCTTCTTGTGGGGCATTCACTGGAGCATGATTTGGATTGCTTGATAATGACTTATCCCAATCATCTGCTGAG GGATACAGCAAAATACCGTccattgatgaaaacaaatctg GTACGATATCCAGACAGGCTTTCATGA
- the LOC132172712 gene encoding uncharacterized protein LOC132172712 isoform X1, protein MDFEVEAESEADFPKTRSTRHKCSACYKQYKKKEHLVEHMKVSYHSVHEPRCGVCQKHCRSFESLREHLTGPLPNAICSKIFSEQGCDLCLKVLDSPSSVCEHKKRCCLSAPAPMGTVKMVYSDPTVVNQNGGGPEAVAIDCEMVGGGSDGSLDLCARVCLIDEDENVIFHTYVLPQLPITNYRFEITGLTEEHLRDALPLKLVEEKILQILYNGESIGRARLDGGRARLLVGHSLEHDLDCLIMTYPNHLLRDTAKYRPLMKTNLVSHSLKYLTRTYLGYDIQTGFHDPYEDCVSVMRLYKRMRALDHQKGGIEISTAAYRSQNITCNFDSFRPKELEQMTPDELYEISRPNNRCWCLDSSQAMQP, encoded by the exons ATGGACTTCGAAGTAGAAGCAGAGTCAGAAGCAGACTTCCCCAAAACCCGAAGCACAAG GCACAAATGTTCTGCATGCTACAAGCAGTATAAGAAAAAGGAGCATCTTGTTGAGCACATGAAGGTCTCATACCACTCGGTTCATGAGCCTAGATGCGGGGTGTGCCAAAAGCACTGCAGATCTTTTGAATCACTTAGAGAGCATCTTACTG GTCCATTGCCAAATGCAATTTGTTCAAAGATTTTCTCTGAACAAGGTTGTGATCTTTGCTTGAAAGTTCTTGATAGCCCTAGTTCTGTCTGTGAGCATAAGAAAAGGTGTTGCCTATCTGCACCTGCTCCAATG GGAACAGTGAAAATGGTGTATTCAGACCCAACTGTTGTAAACCAAAATGGCGGAGGTCCTGAAGCAGTTGCTATAGATTGTGAAATGGTTGGTGGTGGAAGTGATGGATCACTGGACCTTTGTGCTAGGGTTTGCCTAATTGATGAAGATGAGAATGTCATTTTTCACACTTATGTGCTCCCTCAACTTCCCATCACAAATTACAG atttGAAATAACTGGGTTAACAGAAGAGCATCTAAGAGATGCATTGCCACTTAAATtagttgaagaaaaaattttgcAAATTTTGTACAATGGAGAGTCCATTGGGAGGGCAAGGTTGGATGGTGGAAGGGCCAGGCTTCTTGTGGGGCATTCACTGGAGCATGATTTGGATTGCTTGATAATGACTTATCCCAATCATCTGCTGAG GGATACAGCAAAATACCGTccattgatgaaaacaaatctggTTAGCCACTCACTCAAGTACCTCACCCGCACATATCTAGG GTACGATATCCAGACAGGCTTTCATGATCCATATGAAGATTGTGTGTCTGTAATGCGACTATACAAGAGAATGCGTGCCCTTGATCATCAGAAAGGTGGTATTGAGATATCAACTGCTGCTTACCGTTCCCAAAACATTACATGCAACTTTGATTCTTTCAGACCCAAAGAACTTGAGCAGATGACCCCTGATGAGCTTTATGAGATTTCAAGACCAAACAATAGGTGTTGGTGTCTGGACTCAAGCCAAGCAATGCAGCCTTAG
- the LOC132172712 gene encoding uncharacterized protein LOC132172712 isoform X2, producing the protein MDFEVEAESEADFPKTRSTRHKCSACYKQYKKKEHLVEHMKVSYHSVHEPRCGVCQKHCRSFESLREHLTGPLPNAICSKIFSEQGCDLCLKVLDSPSSVCEHKKRCCLSAPAPMGTVKMVYSDPTVVNQNGGGPEAVAIDCEMVGGGSDGSLDLCARVCLIDEDENVIFHTYVLPQLPITNYRFEITGLTEEHLRDALPLKLVEEKILQILYNGESIGRARLDGGRARLLVGHSLEHDLDCLIMTYPNHLLRDTAKYRPLMKTNLLKEWKHLMITNIRDLKKGQR; encoded by the exons ATGGACTTCGAAGTAGAAGCAGAGTCAGAAGCAGACTTCCCCAAAACCCGAAGCACAAG GCACAAATGTTCTGCATGCTACAAGCAGTATAAGAAAAAGGAGCATCTTGTTGAGCACATGAAGGTCTCATACCACTCGGTTCATGAGCCTAGATGCGGGGTGTGCCAAAAGCACTGCAGATCTTTTGAATCACTTAGAGAGCATCTTACTG GTCCATTGCCAAATGCAATTTGTTCAAAGATTTTCTCTGAACAAGGTTGTGATCTTTGCTTGAAAGTTCTTGATAGCCCTAGTTCTGTCTGTGAGCATAAGAAAAGGTGTTGCCTATCTGCACCTGCTCCAATG GGAACAGTGAAAATGGTGTATTCAGACCCAACTGTTGTAAACCAAAATGGCGGAGGTCCTGAAGCAGTTGCTATAGATTGTGAAATGGTTGGTGGTGGAAGTGATGGATCACTGGACCTTTGTGCTAGGGTTTGCCTAATTGATGAAGATGAGAATGTCATTTTTCACACTTATGTGCTCCCTCAACTTCCCATCACAAATTACAG atttGAAATAACTGGGTTAACAGAAGAGCATCTAAGAGATGCATTGCCACTTAAATtagttgaagaaaaaattttgcAAATTTTGTACAATGGAGAGTCCATTGGGAGGGCAAGGTTGGATGGTGGAAGGGCCAGGCTTCTTGTGGGGCATTCACTGGAGCATGATTTGGATTGCTTGATAATGACTTATCCCAATCATCTGCTGAG GGATACAGCAAAATACCGTccattgatgaaaacaaatctg TTGAAAGAATGGAAACATCTTATGATTACAAACATAAGGGACCTCAAGAAAGGACAAAGatag